A region from the Halanaerobiaceae bacterium ANBcell28 genome encodes:
- a CDS encoding secretin N-terminal domain-containing protein, which produces MRSGKKRLKIMIMIFLVLLNFTIVINASDTLINMNFRDADVRDVFRTIAELADTNLVTDGSVSGSITIRLNNVSFGEALDLITQTYNLSYRWYEDTVVVATPERIDSIYAQMSIETVRLKYADLEETQQLLSSVFNELEVLTDRRNNEIVLKGKQDDITEAKIFISNMDTQKDHIAEILQVNYDDLDFLIDYVNRIYPNLIIENDGRNSVIFYGSETNIRGAIALINDLAGRLRDTRVVEHESMESVLINYADVSYIKSHIRDLYPGLTVIADTMNSQLILNGNENEIEQAKGFIARLDLAREEYELVTEVITVRSADIDAVASTILSFYPDMDIKTVNETNQLYMTARKDELAFAISIAENIDLQARHITRIKRVNYASFDDLNDIVTSIYPDINFRINSLNREVIVSGREDQVKEIISFVSEIDQPRQQVIIEARIEEIVTSDLKEIGVDPNQLSQIQFLDSNNSGFIDGLALTLPEFLNLLDANAMSTTLANPNLMAISGEEAKLLIGQRIPIPIRDQSGTVVQMEYIDAGINLEFLPIVGNDDRITLEVRPMISTIGESIGTSIPPINTREAETKVILEDGELMAIGGLIRDDVIESLSKVPLLGDIPILGELFRHRQSDTRKTEVIIFIRPRIVNSANADNIDEVAMLSDETENLENNYKEEKSNLESSRDNETESLKDDIVDNIADNRNAVEKEEGLGSVDQNQADIADTNEEKLEEEFDQVAIVDSKTNTSDEDKVEDNTVNDDNGLVSLSREQLLAILNLDEDEIAEEAKYIENAVLENEEIEENRLASSKESFSDDKSTNLENAKKAIQLDEYVLFNYQLRNDLEIDELAKKYNSSKDLIEHVNSDNIVLGSNIYIPVPRENIFIMNEGTTLWSLYRQYGVSVEELKEYNQIDDESNISKGAYIYIP; this is translated from the coding sequence GTGAGATCAGGTAAAAAGAGATTAAAAATAATGATAATGATTTTCTTAGTATTATTAAACTTCACTATAGTTATTAATGCTAGTGATACACTTATTAATATGAATTTTAGGGATGCTGATGTTAGGGATGTATTTAGAACAATAGCAGAATTAGCTGATACGAATTTAGTTACAGATGGATCTGTCAGCGGTAGTATTACAATACGCTTGAATAATGTTTCTTTTGGAGAAGCACTTGATCTTATTACACAAACATATAACCTATCATATAGATGGTATGAAGATACAGTTGTTGTAGCTACACCAGAGAGAATTGATAGTATATATGCTCAAATGAGTATTGAAACTGTAAGACTAAAGTATGCTGATTTAGAGGAAACACAGCAATTGCTTAGTAGTGTATTTAATGAATTAGAGGTTCTAACTGATAGAAGAAATAACGAGATAGTTTTAAAAGGTAAACAAGATGATATTACAGAAGCAAAAATATTCATATCCAATATGGATACTCAAAAAGATCATATTGCTGAAATATTACAAGTGAATTATGATGACTTAGATTTCCTTATAGATTATGTGAATAGGATATATCCAAATTTAATTATAGAAAATGACGGTAGAAATAGTGTTATATTCTATGGTTCTGAAACAAATATTAGAGGAGCTATAGCATTAATTAATGACTTAGCAGGTAGGTTAAGAGATACAAGGGTTGTTGAACATGAATCTATGGAAAGTGTTTTAATAAATTATGCAGATGTAAGCTATATAAAATCACATATTAGAGACCTATATCCTGGTTTAACGGTTATTGCAGATACAATGAATTCTCAGTTGATTTTAAATGGTAATGAAAATGAAATTGAACAAGCAAAAGGATTTATTGCTAGACTAGACCTTGCTAGAGAAGAATATGAATTAGTAACAGAAGTCATTACTGTTAGAAGTGCAGACATTGATGCTGTTGCTTCAACTATTCTGAGTTTTTATCCAGATATGGATATAAAAACTGTTAATGAAACAAATCAACTTTATATGACAGCACGAAAAGATGAACTAGCTTTTGCTATATCTATCGCAGAAAATATTGATTTACAAGCTAGACATATTACTAGAATAAAAAGGGTAAATTATGCTTCTTTTGATGATTTAAATGATATCGTAACAAGTATTTATCCTGATATAAACTTTAGAATCAATAGTTTAAATAGAGAAGTTATAGTTAGTGGTAGAGAAGATCAGGTAAAAGAAATTATTAGTTTTGTAAGTGAAATTGATCAGCCACGCCAACAGGTTATTATAGAAGCAAGAATTGAAGAAATTGTAACATCTGATCTGAAAGAGATTGGTGTTGATCCAAATCAATTATCACAAATTCAATTCTTAGATTCTAATAATAGTGGATTTATTGATGGTCTAGCTTTAACTTTACCTGAATTTTTGAATTTACTTGATGCCAATGCTATGAGTACTACCCTGGCCAATCCAAATTTAATGGCTATTAGTGGAGAAGAAGCTAAGCTCTTAATTGGTCAAAGAATACCTATACCAATTAGGGATCAATCTGGTACAGTAGTACAAATGGAATATATTGATGCTGGTATTAACCTGGAGTTCTTACCTATAGTGGGTAATGATGATAGAATTACTTTAGAAGTAAGGCCTATGATTAGTACTATAGGTGAATCTATAGGAACATCCATACCGCCAATTAATACACGTGAAGCAGAAACTAAGGTTATTTTGGAAGATGGAGAATTGATGGCTATTGGTGGATTAATTAGGGATGATGTTATAGAAAGTCTATCTAAAGTTCCTTTATTAGGTGATATTCCAATTTTAGGAGAACTATTCCGTCATAGACAGTCTGATACTAGAAAAACTGAGGTTATTATATTTATTAGACCTCGTATAGTAAATTCAGCTAATGCTGATAATATTGACGAAGTAGCTATGCTTTCAGATGAAACAGAAAATCTTGAAAACAATTATAAAGAAGAGAAGAGTAATCTAGAAAGTTCTAGAGATAATGAAACTGAGTCTTTAAAAGATGATATAGTGGATAATATTGCAGATAATAGAAATGCTGTTGAGAAGGAAGAAGGATTGGGAAGTGTTGATCAAAATCAAGCAGATATTGCTGATACAAATGAAGAAAAATTAGAAGAGGAATTTGATCAAGTAGCTATTGTAGATTCTAAAACAAATACTTCTGATGAAGATAAAGTAGAGGATAACACTGTTAATGACGACAATGGATTAGTTAGCTTATCTCGAGAACAATTATTAGCTATTTTGAATTTAGATGAGGATGAAATAGCAGAAGAAGCCAAGTATATTGAAAATGCTGTTCTTGAAAATGAAGAAATAGAAGAAAACAGACTTGCTTCATCAAAGGAAAGTTTTTCTGATGACAAAAGTACTAATCTAGAGAATGCTAAAAAAGCAATTCAATTAGATGAATATGTTTTGTTTAATTATCAATTAAGAAATGATCTTGAAATTGATGAATTAGCAAAAAAATATAATAGCTCTAAGGATCTAATAGAACATGTTAACTCTGATAATATAGTATTAGGTTCAAATATTTATATTCCAGTTCCTAGAGAAAATATCTTTATTATGAATGAAGGAACTACATTATGGAGTTTATACAGACAATATGGTGTTTCTGTTGAAGAATTAAAAGAATATAATCAAATAGACGATGAGAGTAATATTTCTAAAGGAGCCTATATTTATATTCCATAA
- the aroC gene encoding chorismate synthase produces MLNFSTAGESHGKGLIAIIDGLPAGIRIDIEAINRKLARRQGGYGRGGRMKIETDKIDIYSGVRMGETIASPLSFVIKNKDWENWQQVMSVEKLVEDSSDDIVRIKKDGRIKEIKKVVTRPRPGHADLSGAIKYNTKDIRNILERASARETAARTAVGGITDCFLRYFDIEIISHVIQIGEISSEKTINIGFDELKENVLDSPLHCFDKEKEEEMIKYIDSVKEKGDSLGGIIELRTTALPVGLGSHTQWDRKLDGLISQALMSIPAVKAVEIGSAFDNSTKIGSQVHDEIFYSKDRNYYRKTNRAGGIEGGMSNGEGLIIRIAMKPIPTLYQPLQSIDIESKEAFAASVERSDVTAVPAAGVVAEAMLSFVLARALLEKFGGDSMAEIMNNYKAYQQKSL; encoded by the coding sequence ATGTTAAATTTTAGTACAGCTGGAGAATCACATGGAAAGGGATTAATAGCAATAATAGATGGTCTTCCTGCAGGCATCAGGATAGATATTGAAGCTATCAATAGGAAATTAGCCAGACGTCAAGGTGGATATGGACGTGGTGGTAGAATGAAAATAGAGACAGATAAGATAGATATATATAGTGGTGTTCGTATGGGAGAAACAATTGCTAGCCCTTTGTCTTTTGTGATTAAAAACAAAGATTGGGAAAATTGGCAGCAAGTTATGTCTGTAGAGAAGTTAGTAGAAGATAGTTCAGATGATATTGTTAGAATAAAGAAAGATGGAAGAATTAAAGAAATCAAAAAAGTAGTAACACGTCCACGACCTGGCCATGCTGACCTTAGTGGTGCGATTAAATACAATACTAAAGATATTAGGAATATCTTAGAGCGTGCAAGTGCTAGAGAAACAGCTGCCAGAACAGCTGTTGGTGGAATTACAGACTGCTTTTTAAGATATTTTGATATTGAGATTATTAGCCATGTTATTCAAATTGGTGAAATTTCTAGTGAGAAAACTATAAATATAGGCTTTGATGAATTAAAGGAAAATGTTTTAGATTCTCCATTACATTGTTTTGATAAAGAAAAAGAAGAAGAAATGATAAAATATATTGATTCTGTGAAAGAAAAGGGAGATAGTTTAGGAGGCATCATAGAATTAAGAACTACAGCATTACCTGTAGGCTTAGGAAGTCATACACAATGGGATCGTAAGTTAGATGGCTTAATATCTCAGGCTTTAATGAGTATTCCTGCTGTTAAAGCAGTAGAAATAGGATCTGCATTTGATAATTCCACTAAAATAGGTTCTCAGGTTCATGATGAGATATTTTATTCAAAGGATAGAAATTACTATAGGAAGACAAATAGAGCTGGAGGTATTGAAGGTGGTATGAGTAATGGAGAAGGACTTATCATAAGAATTGCTATGAAGCCTATACCTACTCTATATCAACCACTACAGTCTATAGATATTGAGAGTAAAGAAGCTTTTGCTGCAAGTGTAGAACGTTCTGATGTAACAGCTGTTCCCGCAGCTGGTGTAGTAGCTGAGGCTATGCTTAGCTTTGTTTTGGCGAGAGCCCTATTAGAAAAGTTTGGTGGAGACAGTATGGCAGAAATAATGAATAATTATAAAGCTTATCAGCAAAAGTCATTATAA
- a CDS encoding shikimate kinase: MIISLIGFMGTGKSTVGMELAKRLDYQFIDTDSEIKKEADKEIKDIFADKGEKYFRKIETCVLEKLLREDTDLVLATGGGIVLSSKNRELLARKTEAFLLEASVEEIYKRVKNDKNRPLLDVEDPLLAIEKILMERKEYYNYFTKKINTDRYSVAEIVEMILDRLEES; encoded by the coding sequence ATGATTATATCTTTAATAGGATTTATGGGAACTGGTAAGAGTACTGTAGGTATGGAATTAGCGAAAAGATTAGACTATCAATTTATTGATACTGATAGTGAGATTAAAAAAGAGGCAGATAAAGAAATAAAGGATATATTTGCTGATAAGGGAGAAAAGTATTTTAGAAAAATAGAAACTTGTGTACTAGAAAAGCTTTTAAGAGAAGATACTGATCTTGTCTTAGCAACTGGTGGTGGCATTGTTCTTTCCTCAAAAAATAGAGAATTATTAGCAAGAAAAACAGAAGCTTTTTTATTAGAAGCCAGTGTTGAGGAGATTTATAAAAGAGTAAAAAACGACAAGAATCGTCCTTTGTTAGATGTAGAAGATCCCTTATTAGCAATAGAAAAGATATTAATGGAAAGAAAAGAGTATTACAATTATTTTACTAAGAAAATTAATACAGATAGATATTCTGTAGCTGAGATTGTTGAGATGATATTAGATAGATTGGAGGAGAGCTAA
- the aroB gene encoding 3-dehydroquinate synthase, producing the protein MINQKKDIFNLEDGKKLELNIKSEEKKYNIYIANNIINNIAEYIKEYTSSKKIFFITDRNVMNLYGDKVSTLLIQAGYQLTTYIVPAGEESKSYKYLQDGHDLLIENEFRRDNLVLALGGGVVGDLAGFIAATYMRGIPFVQVPTTLLAQVDSSVGGKTAINHDAGKNLIGAFYQPKFVLIDPNFLKTLDLRELKTGLAEVVKHAFIADMELLEFLEEHEEDIYNYDIDSLIYIIYKSCLIKSNIVNEDEKEQGKRALLNFGHTVAHALEAVTEYKKYNHGEAVAVGMAAAADLSYKSNKITEKEYQRIINLLKKYKLPIKFQYQENKEIVFEKLFYDKKVKKNKLRWILLNGLAKAYIDENLSHELVKEVLEGIE; encoded by the coding sequence ATGATAAATCAAAAAAAAGATATCTTTAATTTAGAAGATGGTAAGAAATTGGAACTTAATATTAAATCAGAAGAAAAAAAATATAATATATATATAGCTAATAATATTATTAATAATATAGCAGAATATATTAAGGAATATACAAGTTCAAAAAAAATATTTTTTATAACAGATAGAAATGTTATGAATCTTTATGGAGATAAAGTAAGCACTCTTTTAATTCAGGCAGGATATCAATTAACTACATATATTGTTCCTGCAGGTGAGGAGTCAAAATCCTATAAATATTTACAAGATGGACATGATTTATTAATTGAAAATGAATTTAGAAGAGATAATCTAGTTCTAGCACTAGGTGGGGGAGTAGTTGGTGATCTAGCTGGCTTTATTGCTGCTACATATATGAGGGGTATCCCCTTTGTACAAGTGCCAACTACTTTATTGGCTCAAGTTGATAGTAGTGTAGGAGGAAAAACTGCTATAAATCATGATGCTGGCAAAAATTTGATAGGTGCTTTTTATCAACCAAAATTTGTTTTGATTGATCCTAACTTTTTAAAAACATTAGATCTTCGAGAGTTAAAAACAGGCTTAGCTGAAGTAGTTAAACATGCCTTTATAGCTGATATGGAGTTGTTAGAATTTCTGGAAGAACATGAAGAAGATATTTATAATTATGATATAGATAGTTTAATTTATATTATATATAAATCATGTTTAATAAAATCAAATATTGTTAATGAAGATGAGAAAGAACAAGGAAAAAGGGCTTTACTGAATTTTGGTCATACTGTTGCTCACGCCTTAGAGGCAGTAACTGAATACAAAAAGTATAATCATGGAGAAGCAGTTGCTGTTGGCATGGCTGCTGCAGCTGATCTTTCTTATAAAAGCAATAAGATTACAGAAAAAGAGTATCAAAGAATAATTAATCTACTAAAAAAGTATAAGTTACCAATAAAATTTCAATACCAAGAAAATAAAGAGATAGTTTTTGAAAAATTATTTTATGATAAAAAAGTTAAGAAAAACAAATTAAGGTGGATATTATTGAATGGCCTAGCTAAAGCTTATATAGATGAGAATCTGTCTCATGAATTAGTAAAAGAGGTATTGGAGGGTATAGAATGA
- the aroQ gene encoding type II 3-dehydroquinate dehydratase, with protein MIKLAVIHGPNLNMLGTREPEVYGMMNLEQVNKRLKDKARKLNIEVDIVQSNHEGEIIDFIQKGRNTYKGIVINPAALTHYSIALRDVLAAVKLPTIEVHISNIYQREEFRHHSVIAPIAVGQISGLGTEGYIYALEALLNIIQRGS; from the coding sequence ATGATAAAATTGGCAGTTATACATGGACCAAATTTGAATATGTTAGGTACTAGAGAACCGGAAGTATATGGTATGATGAACTTAGAGCAAGTTAATAAGAGATTAAAAGATAAAGCCAGGAAATTAAATATAGAAGTAGATATCGTACAAAGTAATCATGAGGGTGAAATTATAGACTTTATACAAAAAGGGAGAAATACATATAAGGGAATAGTAATTAATCCTGCTGCATTAACCCATTATAGTATAGCTTTGCGGGATGTTTTAGCAGCTGTTAAATTACCAACAATAGAAGTGCATATTTCAAATATATATCAGAGAGAAGAATTCAGGCATCATTCTGTAATTGCTCCAATAGCAGTAGGTCAAATTTCTGGTCTGGGTACAGAAGGATACATATATGCTTTAGAAGCACTATTAAATATAATTCAGAGAGGAAGTTAA